A single Streptomyces sp. 2114.4 DNA region contains:
- a CDS encoding DUF2797 domain-containing protein: MWRCTGPRWSGGGPGPGPEGRFGQRLGWYCAERSEERVSMLPAGKVLAFAAQGERRCLGVRRGARRIVCPYGAVLDGASAKDQCARCAQLDRSRSVAADTMADDPRPYGVYLAYFGPGMLKVGITAVERGPARLVEQGAVAYAWLGRGPLMAARRAEALLGSALGVPDRFGKAAKRAARGALPPVPERAAELAQLHGAARRLPGWPETLQPLEFACADHTELFGLDRIPGVVAELGGMTSGEEIVGEVLTGVGPDVYLRLVGDGDGDEEEGGGEVAGAAGVGRGAVSGVVGGVAGRGGAASGTGGASTAGGASTAGGVVAVMDARVLSGWVLGAAAGRVTTVPVRAVGSGTGEREGEEKGRQEGLF, encoded by the coding sequence GTGTGGCGATGTACGGGACCGCGCTGGTCAGGTGGCGGGCCGGGGCCGGGGCCGGAGGGGCGGTTCGGGCAGCGGCTCGGCTGGTACTGCGCCGAGCGGAGCGAGGAGCGGGTGAGCATGCTCCCCGCGGGTAAGGTGCTGGCGTTCGCCGCGCAGGGGGAGCGGCGCTGCCTGGGCGTACGGCGGGGCGCACGCCGGATCGTGTGCCCGTACGGTGCGGTGCTCGACGGGGCGAGTGCCAAGGACCAGTGCGCCCGGTGCGCCCAGTTGGACCGGTCGCGTTCGGTGGCCGCGGACACCATGGCCGATGATCCGCGCCCCTACGGCGTCTACCTGGCGTACTTCGGTCCCGGAATGCTCAAGGTGGGGATCACGGCCGTCGAGCGCGGCCCGGCCCGGCTGGTGGAGCAGGGGGCGGTGGCGTACGCCTGGCTGGGGCGCGGGCCCCTGATGGCGGCGCGGCGGGCGGAGGCGCTGCTGGGGAGCGCGCTGGGGGTGCCCGACCGGTTCGGGAAGGCGGCGAAACGGGCGGCTCGTGGGGCGCTGCCCCCGGTGCCGGAACGGGCCGCCGAGCTGGCTCAACTGCACGGGGCGGCACGGAGGTTGCCGGGCTGGCCGGAGACGCTTCAGCCGTTGGAGTTCGCCTGTGCGGACCATACGGAGCTGTTCGGGCTCGACCGTATTCCGGGGGTGGTGGCGGAGCTGGGCGGGATGACGTCCGGGGAGGAGATCGTGGGGGAGGTGCTGACCGGGGTGGGGCCCGATGTGTATCTGCGGCTGGTGGGGGATGGGGATGGGGACGAGGAGGAGGGCGGGGGTGAGGTGGCAGGGGCCGCTGGAGTGGGCCGGGGGGCTGTGTCCGGCGTGGTCGGTGGGGTGGCCGGCCGGGGTGGTGCGGCCAGCGGGACCGGCGGGGCGAGCACGGCCGGTGGGGCGAGCACGGCCGGTGGGGTGGTTGCCGTGATGGATGCGCGGGTGTTGTCGGGGTGGGTGCTGGGGGCGGCAGCGGGGCGGGTAACGACGGTGCCGGTGCGGGCCGTGGGCTCCGGGACGGGGGAGCGGGAGGGGGAGGAGAAGGGGCGTCAGGAGGGGTTGTTCTGA
- a CDS encoding amidohydrolase family protein — protein sequence MAEGDERVGAFWRELGLPGLIDVHTHFMPERVLAKVWAYFDAAGPLVGRAWPITYRFEEEERLAVLRGFGVRAFTSMIYPHKPAMAQWLNGWAADFASRTPDCLRTATFFPEDGAAAYVRDELDGGARVFKAHVQVGGYDPTDALLDSVWGALAEAGVPVVIHCGSDPAPRTHTGPEPIGRLLARHPRLRLIIAHMGMPEYADFLDLAQRYPGVHLDTTMVFTDFSERRAPFPRAERHRLTDLGDRVLFGSDFPNIPYGYAHALEALDRLELGEEWLRGVCYGNAARLFGV from the coding sequence GTGGCGGAGGGTGATGAGCGGGTCGGCGCGTTCTGGCGGGAGTTGGGGCTGCCGGGGCTGATCGATGTGCATACGCACTTCATGCCCGAGCGGGTGCTGGCGAAGGTCTGGGCGTACTTCGACGCGGCCGGGCCGCTGGTGGGCCGGGCGTGGCCGATCACGTACCGGTTCGAGGAGGAGGAGCGGCTGGCGGTGCTGCGTGGCTTCGGGGTGCGGGCGTTCACGTCGATGATCTATCCGCACAAGCCGGCTATGGCGCAGTGGCTGAACGGCTGGGCGGCCGACTTCGCCTCCCGTACACCGGACTGCCTGCGGACCGCGACCTTCTTTCCGGAGGACGGCGCCGCGGCGTATGTGCGGGACGAACTGGACGGTGGGGCGCGGGTCTTCAAGGCGCATGTGCAGGTGGGCGGTTACGACCCGACCGATGCACTGCTCGACTCCGTGTGGGGCGCCCTCGCGGAGGCCGGTGTGCCGGTGGTGATCCACTGCGGGTCGGACCCGGCGCCGCGCACACACACCGGGCCCGAGCCGATCGGGCGGCTGCTGGCCCGCCACCCTCGGCTGCGACTGATCATCGCGCACATGGGGATGCCGGAGTACGCCGATTTCCTGGACCTGGCGCAGCGCTATCCGGGTGTACACCTCGATACGACGATGGTCTTCACGGACTTCTCCGAGCGGAGGGCGCCGTTCCCGCGGGCCGAACGCCACCGGCTCACCGACCTCGGCGACCGGGTGCTGTTCGGCAGCGACTTTCCCAACATCCCCTATGGCTACGCCCATGCGCTGGAGGCGCTTGACCGGCTGGAGCTGGGTGAGGAGTGGCTGCGCGGCGTCTGTTACGGGAATGCGGCCCGGTTGTTCGGGGTGTGA
- a CDS encoding NADPH-dependent FMN reductase has protein sequence MRLLALSGSLRARSSNGAVLRSALAFWDGPTATADIGALPHFNPDLDGEDATPTAPVAALRAQVATADALLIVSPEYAHGVPGVLKNALDWLVSSGECVSKPVAVITASPSPTGGDHANAQLREILRMMTGEVIQAACREIPAISPKIDPTTERVTDEATLSELRAALSHLAAATGTAASEPESGPAATSEPAATPAAAPASTTAAPRPS, from the coding sequence ATGAGACTCCTCGCCCTCTCCGGCAGTCTGCGTGCGCGCTCCTCCAACGGCGCGGTGCTGCGCTCCGCGCTCGCCTTCTGGGACGGCCCGACCGCTACCGCGGACATCGGCGCCCTCCCGCACTTCAACCCCGATCTGGACGGCGAGGACGCCACCCCCACCGCACCCGTCGCCGCCCTGCGCGCCCAGGTCGCGACGGCCGACGCCCTGCTCATCGTCAGCCCCGAGTACGCGCACGGCGTCCCCGGCGTCCTCAAGAACGCCCTCGACTGGCTGGTCAGCAGCGGCGAATGCGTCTCGAAGCCGGTCGCGGTGATCACCGCCTCGCCGTCCCCCACCGGCGGCGACCACGCCAACGCCCAGCTCCGCGAGATCCTGCGCATGATGACCGGCGAGGTCATCCAGGCCGCCTGCCGCGAAATCCCCGCCATCAGCCCGAAGATCGACCCCACTACGGAACGCGTGACGGACGAGGCCACCCTCTCCGAACTACGCGCGGCCCTCTCCCATCTGGCGGCAGCCACCGGCACAGCCGCATCCGAACCCGAATCCGGACCCGCAGCCACATCCGAACCCGCAGCCACACCGGCAGCCGCCCCCGCATCCACCACCGCTGCCCCGCGCCCGTCCTAG
- a CDS encoding response regulator transcription factor, with protein sequence MTVTSSSQASFRIPATGSSSRGAPEKQPALSRPDGSPLRVLVVDDESSLADLLSLALRYEGWDIRSEGDGAGALRCARSWRPDAVLLDVMLPDMNGLTVLGRLRRELPDVPVLFLTAKDAVEDRIAGLTAGGDDYVTKPFSLEEVVARLRGLLRRAGAAAARSESRLTVGDLVLDEDSHEVWRDGQELHLTATEFELLRYLMRNPRRVLSKTQILDRVWSYDFGGQANVVELYISYLRRKIDAGRTPMIHTRRGAGYLIKPGG encoded by the coding sequence ATGACCGTGACTTCGTCGTCCCAAGCGTCGTTTCGTATCCCGGCTACGGGCTCGTCCTCCAGGGGCGCGCCCGAGAAGCAGCCGGCGTTGTCGCGGCCCGACGGCAGTCCGCTGCGGGTGCTGGTCGTGGACGACGAGTCCTCGCTCGCCGACCTGTTGTCCCTCGCCCTGCGTTATGAGGGCTGGGACATCCGCTCGGAAGGGGACGGGGCGGGAGCGCTGCGCTGTGCCCGTAGTTGGCGGCCGGATGCGGTGCTGCTCGATGTGATGCTGCCGGACATGAACGGGCTGACGGTGCTCGGGCGGTTGCGGCGGGAACTGCCGGACGTACCAGTGCTGTTCCTGACCGCCAAGGACGCGGTCGAGGACCGGATCGCCGGGCTGACGGCGGGCGGCGACGACTACGTCACCAAGCCGTTCAGCCTGGAAGAGGTGGTGGCCAGGCTGCGGGGGTTGCTCCGCCGGGCCGGTGCGGCCGCGGCCCGGAGCGAGTCGCGGCTGACGGTGGGCGATCTGGTGCTCGACGAGGACAGTCATGAGGTGTGGCGGGACGGCCAGGAGCTCCATCTCACCGCCACCGAGTTCGAGTTGCTGCGCTATCTGATGCGCAACCCGCGGCGGGTGCTGAGCAAGACCCAGATCCTCGACCGGGTCTGGAGCTACGACTTCGGCGGCCAGGCCAACGTCGTGGAGCTGTACATCTCCTACCTGCGGCGGAAGATCGACGCGGGGCGGACGCCGATGATCCACACCCGGCGCGGCGCGGGCTACCTCATCAAGCCGGGCGGGTAG
- a CDS encoding cell wall metabolism sensor histidine kinase WalK, producing the protein MSAVALIAVVGAVIGTVTTIALHDYLQRQLDRQLLDFAIHAQQPRRHDPRRMPGLDFVAMGGQPLKTVGARFGHDGTANQGAILSSATNRLPEDRLSPLSGAQVAALNVPPDGRPHTAELPGLGHYRVVSTKDGSLALGLPLGNVQDTVSQLVVIEECVTVAGLIAAGIAGSTMVGIALRPLRRVAATATHVSELPLHQGEVALHVRVPASESDGRTEVGQVGAALNRMLGHVGSALSARQESETRVRQFVADASHELRTPLASIRGYAELTRRGREQPGPETRHALGRIESEAERMTGLVEDLLLLARLDSGRPLSYETTDLSPLVVDAVSDARVAGPGHRWRLELPDEPALVHGDGGRLHQILVNLLANARTHTPEGTTVTARVRAARRMAALPAAGDGAGASVAVHADARSAAGGGPAGRRDLVARVVELEVQDDGPGIPAALLPHVFERFARGDASRSRAAGSTGLGLAIVQAVVVAHGGTVGVSSVPGRTVFTVRLPTMAPVP; encoded by the coding sequence GTGTCGGCGGTGGCGCTGATCGCTGTCGTCGGGGCCGTCATCGGCACGGTCACGACCATTGCGCTGCACGACTACCTGCAACGGCAGTTGGACCGGCAGCTGCTGGATTTCGCCATCCATGCTCAGCAGCCGCGACGGCATGACCCGCGGCGTATGCCGGGGCTGGATTTCGTGGCGATGGGTGGCCAGCCGCTGAAGACGGTGGGGGCGCGGTTCGGCCACGACGGCACGGCCAATCAGGGTGCCATTCTGAGCAGTGCGACCAACCGGCTGCCCGAGGACCGGCTGTCGCCGTTGTCCGGGGCGCAGGTGGCGGCGCTGAACGTACCGCCGGACGGCAGGCCGCACACCGCCGAGCTGCCCGGCCTCGGCCACTACCGGGTGGTGTCCACCAAGGACGGCTCACTGGCGCTCGGGCTGCCGCTCGGCAATGTGCAGGACACGGTCAGCCAACTGGTGGTCATCGAGGAATGCGTGACGGTCGCCGGGCTGATCGCGGCCGGTATCGCCGGTTCCACCATGGTCGGCATCGCCCTGCGGCCGTTGCGCCGGGTCGCCGCCACCGCCACCCACGTGTCCGAACTCCCCCTTCACCAGGGCGAGGTGGCGCTGCACGTCCGGGTGCCGGCCTCCGAATCGGACGGCCGGACGGAAGTGGGGCAGGTCGGTGCGGCGCTCAACCGGATGCTGGGGCATGTCGGCTCGGCACTCTCGGCCCGCCAGGAGAGCGAGACGCGGGTGCGGCAGTTCGTCGCCGACGCCAGCCATGAGCTGCGTACGCCGCTGGCGTCGATCCGCGGCTATGCCGAGCTGACCCGGCGCGGGCGGGAGCAGCCGGGACCGGAGACCCGGCACGCCCTGGGACGGATCGAGTCGGAGGCGGAGCGGATGACGGGGCTGGTGGAGGACCTGTTGCTGCTCGCCCGGCTCGATTCCGGGCGCCCGCTGTCCTACGAGACCACGGATCTGTCGCCGCTGGTGGTGGACGCCGTCAGCGATGCGCGGGTGGCGGGGCCCGGTCACCGGTGGCGGCTGGAGCTGCCCGATGAGCCCGCGCTGGTCCACGGCGATGGCGGGCGGCTGCACCAGATCTTGGTGAATCTGCTGGCCAACGCCCGTACGCATACGCCCGAGGGCACGACGGTGACGGCCAGGGTGCGCGCTGCCCGTCGTATGGCCGCGCTCCCCGCTGCCGGTGACGGCGCCGGTGCCTCCGTTGCCGTTCATGCGGACGCCCGCTCCGCCGCCGGTGGTGGTCCTGCCGGGCGGCGTGACCTCGTCGCTCGCGTCGTCGAGCTGGAGGTGCAGGACGACGGGCCCGGTATTCCGGCCGCGCTCCTGCCGCATGTCTTCGAGCGGTTCGCGCGGGGCGATGCCTCGCGGTCGCGGGCCGCCGGGAGTACGGGGCTCGGCCTCGCCATCGTGCAGGCGGTGGTTGTCGCGCACGGAGGCACGGTCGGGGTGAGCAGTGTGCCGGGGCGGACGGTCTTCACGGTGCGGCTGCCGACGATGGCGCCTGTCCCGTAG
- a CDS encoding dolichyl-phosphate beta-glucosyltransferase — MTTTQPPRTPLGSLPPREHLRLGQIATVLDVVIPVHNEERDLEPCVRRLHDHLARTFPYGFRITIADNASTDRTPEVAALLDDAIDEVTAVRLEQKGRGRALRTVWSLSEAPVLAYMDVDLSTDLNALLPLVAPLISGHSDLAIGSRLSRSARVVRGPKREFISRMYNLILRGSLAARFSDAQCGFKAIRGDVAARLLPMVEDTGWFFDTEMLLLAERAGLRIHEVPVDWVDDPDTTVQLVRTAADDLRGVWRVGWALATGVLPLDRLARPFGDDPRDRELSGVPGGLARQLVGFCVVGGLSTLLYLSLYSAFRLGVGPQAANAVALLLSALANTAANRRLTFGVRGRDRAVRHQAQGLVVFAIGLALTSGSLAALAAAGGDASHGNELAVLVAANLAATVLRFLLFRAWVFPDRERRDDADGPQPHPSRDASDHHDLTRSTR; from the coding sequence ATGACGACGACACAGCCGCCCCGCACACCGCTGGGTTCCCTCCCGCCGCGCGAGCATCTGCGGCTCGGTCAGATCGCGACCGTCCTCGATGTGGTGATCCCGGTCCACAACGAGGAGCGCGACCTGGAGCCCTGTGTGCGGCGGCTGCACGATCACCTCGCCCGCACCTTCCCGTACGGCTTCCGCATCACCATCGCCGACAACGCGAGCACGGACCGTACGCCGGAGGTCGCCGCCCTGCTCGACGACGCGATCGACGAGGTCACGGCGGTACGGCTGGAGCAGAAGGGGCGCGGGCGGGCGCTGCGCACCGTGTGGTCCCTCTCCGAGGCGCCGGTGCTGGCCTATATGGACGTCGATCTGTCCACGGACCTCAACGCGCTGCTGCCACTGGTCGCGCCGCTGATCTCCGGGCACTCGGACCTGGCGATCGGCTCCCGGCTCAGCCGCAGCGCGCGGGTGGTGCGCGGCCCGAAGCGGGAGTTCATCTCGCGGATGTACAACCTCATCCTGCGCGGCTCGCTCGCCGCTCGTTTCTCCGACGCCCAGTGCGGGTTCAAGGCCATCCGCGGCGATGTCGCGGCGCGGCTGCTGCCGATGGTCGAGGACACCGGATGGTTCTTCGACACCGAGATGCTGCTGCTCGCGGAGCGGGCCGGGCTGCGGATCCACGAGGTACCGGTGGACTGGGTCGACGACCCGGACACCACCGTGCAGCTGGTGCGGACGGCCGCCGACGACCTCAGGGGCGTATGGCGGGTGGGGTGGGCGCTGGCGACCGGTGTACTGCCGTTGGACCGGCTCGCCCGGCCGTTCGGGGACGATCCGCGGGACCGTGAGCTGTCCGGGGTGCCGGGCGGCCTGGCCCGTCAGCTGGTCGGGTTCTGTGTCGTCGGCGGCCTCAGCACCCTGCTCTACCTCAGCCTGTATTCGGCCTTCCGGCTCGGTGTGGGGCCCCAAGCGGCCAATGCCGTGGCGTTGTTGCTGTCGGCGCTGGCCAATACGGCCGCCAACCGGCGGCTGACCTTCGGGGTGCGGGGCCGCGACCGGGCCGTGCGGCACCAGGCTCAGGGACTGGTGGTCTTCGCCATCGGGCTGGCGCTGACCAGCGGGTCCCTGGCCGCCCTCGCCGCCGCCGGCGGCGACGCCTCGCACGGCAACGAACTCGCGGTGCTGGTGGCCGCCAACCTCGCGGCGACCGTCCTGCGGTTCCTGCTCTTCCGCGCCTGGGTCTTCCCGGACCGCGAGCGGCGCGACGACGCCGACGGACCGCAGCCACACCCTTCGCGCGATGCGTCCGATCACCACGACCTGACCAGGAGCACTCGATGA